A portion of the Edaphobacter lichenicola genome contains these proteins:
- a CDS encoding glycosyltransferase family 9 protein encodes MTDARKLILFEPWSMGDALIATAIALQDPARLVLACNSRWHDLIRAVTEGGTAPELIAADLSYVDRSRKGRWDSGSLPVLSTSATHVASIRGDIRDTIAARKLFPRASVQSTGWLAFAARRSALLDIPYAKSWLPVRNRYRAWASIASVPWQQVQSFYEHKLPEPPSPLVTLHVGAQWRSKQYPHVARLVELLSSICRVQIVAAPGDSLPAGIAETDVQRLINQPLVDAFRASSYVIVNDSGPMHLAAILRCRTLPVVRTSGIREWLPPATIPIEAKSTPRGYRPHPSYMSDSVLEGWPSPEEIVKNIEIADATFDRSRR; translated from the coding sequence GTGACCGACGCCAGGAAGCTGATTTTATTTGAGCCATGGAGCATGGGAGACGCTCTCATCGCTACGGCGATCGCACTGCAAGACCCCGCTCGGCTCGTGCTGGCCTGCAACTCGCGCTGGCACGATCTCATCCGCGCAGTGACGGAGGGAGGTACGGCTCCCGAGCTGATTGCTGCTGACCTGAGCTATGTTGATCGCAGCCGAAAGGGGCGCTGGGATTCGGGCTCGTTGCCAGTGCTCTCGACATCGGCGACACACGTAGCGAGCATACGAGGCGACATCAGGGACACCATCGCTGCGAGAAAGCTTTTTCCCAGAGCCTCCGTCCAATCAACGGGCTGGCTGGCCTTCGCCGCGCGCCGCTCCGCGCTGTTGGACATACCCTACGCGAAGAGTTGGCTTCCGGTAAGAAATCGCTACCGCGCATGGGCCTCTATCGCCTCCGTTCCCTGGCAACAGGTGCAGAGCTTTTACGAACACAAGCTTCCCGAACCACCTTCGCCGCTGGTCACCCTGCATGTTGGAGCGCAGTGGCGTTCAAAACAATATCCGCATGTGGCGAGATTGGTCGAACTGCTCTCCAGCATCTGCCGCGTCCAGATCGTCGCAGCGCCGGGAGACTCACTTCCTGCAGGAATCGCCGAGACAGACGTTCAGCGTCTCATCAATCAACCGCTCGTTGACGCCTTCCGCGCAAGCTCCTATGTCATCGTCAATGACTCAGGCCCCATGCACCTCGCGGCCATCCTGCGCTGCCGCACGTTGCCGGTCGTTCGCACATCCGGCATCCGGGAGTGGCTCCCTCCTGCCACCATCCCCATCGAAGCAAAGAGCACGCCGCGAGGCTATCGGCCTCATCCTTCCTACATGTCAGACTCAGTCCTCGAGGGCTGGCCCTCACCCGAAGAGATCGTTAAGAACATCGAGATCGCCGATGCCACATTCGACCGGTCAAGACGATAA